The region ccggctcaatagtaaccaaaactctaaaaaacggactttttataacaatagttacatcaaaagaatcgcattttaatgctgattgtaaatataaagtttcattaagtttagaattacccatcaaaagttaagagcctgagaaaatgtgccttattttaggaaataggggaaaacatcccttaaaagctatagaatcttaacgaaaatcacacattcagattcagcgtatcagagaatcctctagaagaagtttcaagctcctatctacaaaaatgtggaattttgcatttttttgccacaagaccaatcacggatgcgtgtttaaattctcttctttttttcttccattctcttcttttttttctctcgctATTATTCCTGTATTAATCACTTCAATGTATTTGTCTCGTATACCATATAAAGATAGGACCATTGCTAAAGCTAGTACTTTGACAGTAATCTAGCACTTTGACAGTAAGGTCTATAAAAAGGAATACCTGTCAATTGGTTTGTGATAACATCCATTGTAATTCAATAAgaaatgaataatggaatatattaaatgaaataattaatacAATTTTACTACTAACACCTCTGTTGGCGTTCAATAAGCCTAGTTACCGTATCTACAAGCCACAGCTAaaacccgtttttttttctttgtcattaaaGTAGCCGTCTAAAACATATAAGAATTTTCTTGCTACTGTTATTGCGTTGACTACCTATCAATGAACTAATATTGATAAAGAATGCAATACTCAAGtgagtttttttctctctattctTGGGAAATAAATGATAAATGTTTAAACGAAGATAATACGTGGAATTTTGGTcatcaaattttgattatttttcctgattttcttttagaatttaCCAACAGCgttataaaaacctaaaaatataaCTAAGATCAGCGGAGGTTCTAAGCCTGGGcagtggggaggggggtagctGCTCCCCAGTTTTTCTGACACTAAATTCTATTTATTTCACCTTTTTACGCTCCTATTAAGGTACTTAATTGACTAGAAAATTGTCGGcattgtaatttttgtataccttaccccctcccccaattttGTGAGGCCTAACCGTTACTAGATAAGATTAgatctttttgttaaaaaaaaaatagggtttGGTTCTCTTTAGTCACTTTATATGACTTATAGAGGTTCggttaaacaaaatgaaaacaaaaacaaatacgagcAAGATCTTTTTACTCATTCGAATAattatttctcaatttttccttcggagagaaggggggggggtcctaaGCCCCCCAATGTCTCTAAGTTTCATGTATTTCTTAATTGTAGTTTTCTTTTCACTATATACTATATTTCCTTGAATGATTATTGTAGActtatttcgctttttttttttagaagaacaaacaataaataagataaataaggTGAATAAATAAGAAGAACAAACAAACGAACAATAATATTGCTGAAAAACGGTACCAACTTTCTAGCTCTTTTCTCATTCCAAAAACTTGAACTCGATTTCAGAGCTTCTGGCCGAATAAATTACCTGAgcattaaaaagaagaattgtcgATAGAACAAATCATCTccccaaatattaaaaaaaaaaatgcctaaaaTGAAAGGCCATACATCGAGCAATTTTCACCCTCATCAAAAATAAGTAAGCAAGGGAGAAACCATCATCCAGAGGGTCAATACCCAATGGCATAATCTACATTGGGCCATTTACAAAGTGAtttgtgttataaaaaaaaagaaaaaaaatattttgggttGGGCAGGTGACTTTTTCTCTGTGGATTTACCTAGAGACTACTTGGTATAGCTTTCATAGAGTAAAtgcaaaaattaagaaactttATTCAGCTGTACACAAacattttttgattaaaattttcagcagaaaatttttacacaaaaggctaaaaagtcttattttttctctgttgAGAAATTTCATAATGATACACACCCCTTTTTTTGGCACAAAACTGTCACAAGAGCAAACATTTAATAAGGTCAATAAGCAACTAAGAAACAAATGATTAACTATAGAAATTCAGACAGAATGCTCACAAATATCGTTTTCTCTTCggcaaaaatatacaataatcttattataaaaaattcagtctatttccttttttacacaaaaaggagaaaattttacataaaaGGCTAAAAAGTCTTATTTTTGCTCTGTTGAGAAATTTCAGAATGATATACACCCCTTTATTTTGGCACAAAACTGTCACAAGAGCAAACATTTAATGAGGTCAATAAGAAACTAAGAAACAAACGATTAACTACAGAAATTCAGAAAGAATGctcacaaattttgttttctcttcggcataaatatataataatttcatttaaaaaaatccagtcaatttccttttttaaatggatagaaaaaaaataacagggAATGAATAGCTGAGAGGTGTTCAATTTCACAACAATACAAAGGCAATATTCAAAAGAAGGTATAGACCCATGAATTTCCTCCATTTGTAGGGGTGGGGTACTTTCCCCCTAGAAATTGTGTATCTGTAAACCTTACAGTTGTAACAATTTAATCAACCAATTccctacttatttttcccatgacaCCCATTTTTCGATCTTACAACAGCTTAGTGATGAATGTGAGGACTATTCATTGAGGAAACTCAAAGACCTCACAAAACTACGCACAATCAAAGCGTGGGCGAAACTACATTGAGAAACCGAAGACATTTTTGCTGAGGATTAATATCGGCTACTGGTTTAATAAGTTGGTTTGTCAACACTGTCTTAGACGCGGCCTTCAGACACTGTGTACCAACATGACCTTTATTTCCtggaagaattttgttttttttggaaaaattcgcACATTAACCATAATATATTTTGCTTCAGTCTGAAATGTTTTGTGCCTGGTTCGAACGATTCATATAccattaaattgatttttctttactttggGTGTAATTATCTTGCGGAATGCGAAATTCTTGTCTCCTTTGGAAACATTGcaaactaaaatcaaaattaaaagaaattttacacgATCAAATGTCAAAAAAGTTgaccaaaaaatctaaaaactatgagacaatacaaaaaaaaacttggttctTACAGTTTTTCCGCCTTAACTAAGTGGGCTCAATGGTTTGCACATGGTCCACAAGTATGTTACTTCTTTATGATTAGCAGCTTATTTGTAGGTGACAAATGAAAGACCGCTTTACCTTCTTACTCTAAACAGCCTACGCTACGGAATGGCAACATGGTACCATTGTTAGACAAGAATTTTCATTCGATAGTTGTTAGGTCTATCCTggccaaaagtttaaaatcgTGAAACAAATGGCAGCAATCACCACTTCTCTGCAGCAATATCCTTTTCATTGAACTACATTCGCGAAAACCCAaccgaacaaataaacacaaatttataaaaaaaaacacacaatttCGTGTCTATGCATAAAGAACTTCAAGTGTCTACAACAGAGTTTTTGACAATGCTGAATAGGAGATTGCAACCTTCATCAGAATCTATTATCAAACTCACTTTAGGGGTTGTTacccttttctaaaattacggaAATTTTCTATGGTTTGTAACTTATAAGAGCAAGatccttttgatatatttatagtaattaaaattacgacttcttattttttttcactttttctagATACTATTTTGTTATTCTTATAGTGGTCCCCTAGCACTGTGTCAATAAAGCACAAGAAGTCAGTAATAAAGATGGTAAATACACTTTGTGTCACTCAGAAAAATTTTACAGTGACTTCACATCGACAAAGTAAGCATACACACTGGTTTAGATACGGTCCTTAAGAATGTAACTTTGTTTCTAATTGGCTGATCCTTTCTTGGTGACCAATCAAAGACCATTTTACATCCTTCCGTTAGGTAGCTTTTTTTACGGCATGGCGATgtgtaacagaaaaaaaaatatgatacaacCAGTAAAAACCAacgttaaaaatgaaaactgaatTAAGGTTCTTTaattaagttttgatttttataaaatatagtttttgtttgtGATTTACTAAGCTTTTCCTCCTTTAATGTGCACTGTTATCATTTACACAGCCAAAGTAATCGTATATATTGGATTACCAGTACCTTTATTAGTTGAGGAAACTACATATTTCCGGGAAACACATTTGTCTTGTTTAATGCATAGACAATCTCAagtacaatttttgaaaattatttgggGATTCTAGTGGATAGTTTATTAACGGCATCTATTTTATGCAGGTGAAATTCGATGGCGATACTACTCTTTTCGgcattgaaaatttcaaaatctacAGGATGTACACTTTTAAATAgacatattattaaatattacatTAAATAGCCAAATATTACTAAAtattatatctttattttttgcactttattgactttaataaatgagaaaattatTAAGGCTTTAAGGAATATATGTCCTTGTATGTATATTAAACCAAAAGTCTAAGATCATTGGTAGTTTTTATTAAAGTGGAAATTATGTTCTCtttttgagaaggcatgggttTTTCAACCCttctcatgttaatttttgctcgttttgagcttgactcggttatttattgtaatttctgttctttttgggcttcatttattaTTAATGGTAttctgtggtagttttacgcttggaaattCAGTTGACTTTATTTCCGCTCATTTTTCGTTTAATGGAACACCTCTGTTGGCGTTCAATAAGCCTAGTTACCGTATCTACGAGCCACAGCTAAAACccgtttttattctttgccATTAAAGTAGCCgtctaaaacatttaaaaattttcttgctACTGTTATTGCGTTGACTACCTATCAATGAACTAATATTTATAAAGAATGCAATGCTcaagtgagtttttttttctctccattcttggaaaataaatgataaatgtTTAAACTAAGATAATACGTGGAATTTTGGTCaccaaattttgattatttttcctgattttcttttagaatttaCCAACAGCgttataaaaacctaaaaaatataactaaGATCAGCGGCAGTTCTAAGCCTGGGcagtggggaggggggtagctGCTCCCCAGTTTTTCTGACACtaaattctatttatttaacatttttacGCTCCTATTAAGGTACTTAATTGACTAGAAAATTGTCGGcattgtaatttttgtatacCTTACTGTACTCAGTAAGCTGTacacaaacattttttcattaaaattttcagcAGAAATTTTTTACACAAAAGGCTAAAAAGTCTTATTTTCACTCTGTTGAGAAATTTCATAATGATACACACCCCTTTTTTTGGCACAAAACTGTCACAAGAGCAAACATTTAATAAGGTCAATAAGCAACTAAGAAACAAATGATTAACTATAGAAATTCAGACAGAATGCTCGCAAATATCGTTTTCTCTTCggcaaaaatatacaataatattatttataaaaatttgtctatttccttttttacacaaaaatcagaaaattttacacaaaaggCTAAAAAGTCTTATTTTGTCTCTGTTGAGAAATTTCAGAATGATATAAAACCCTTTATTTTGCCACAAAACTGTCACAAGAGCAAACATTTAAAGAGGTCAATAAGCAACTAAGAAACAAACGATTAACTATAGAAATTCAGACAGAATACTCACAAATATTGTTTTCTCTTcggcaaaaatatataagaattttatttttaaaaatccagactatttccttttttaaaatggacaaaaaggaaaaataacagGGAATGAATAGCTGAGAGGTGTTCAATTTGACAACAATTTGAAGGCAATATTCAATAGAAGGTATAGACACATGAATTTCCTCCATTTGTAGGGATGGGGTACTTTTCCCCTATAAATTATGTATCTGTAAACTATACAGTTGTAACAATTTAATCTGAACTCTGAAAAATTTCAGAGatctgataaaaaaatttctctgaaattttttttatcagttttcaGAACCTCGGTTTTTATCAATATAGTCTTTTAaggggaaaaataatattttatatcgtTTCGGTTGTTTCTataagaatttatagtttggttaatatttgtaatttggagaagcttttttaaaagtgtttatAAAACAAATGGGCTTAGGAGGAGCGCTGCCTGCCCCCAATCCCTTTTGAcccttcaaaagggcactaaaacttttaatttcctatcgaatttcttttgttctttaaaAGTTCCAATGNNNNNNNNNNNNNNNNNNNNNNNNNNNNNNNNNNNNNNNNNNNNNNNNNNNNNNNNNNNNNNNNNNNTACCCTTTGTGATCCCCGCTTGTAACTTAGGATGAGACACATTTCGGTGTTAGgtaatgacggtgcacacaTGGGATATTGCATAATACTTtgagagatttcattttctttcaatgcgtTTTCTCGCAGAACCTTTATATATTAGACATCTTATGTCAACAAAAGATTCAAAACGGATCTCTCATCAATGGAATGGAGCCCTAGACACCTGGACCATAAAACACTTTCTAAGGTTTTGCTCCAGGAAATGGATTAAACGAAACAACCAATTCGACACGTGAAAAAATACCCATGTTCCACTTTCTAGAAAGATTAATCTATTGATTGCGTGTTTCTTATGTCTGCAGTAAATGAGCTGCAAAAAGGAAAGTCGATTGCTTTCCTTAGTAATTGCCTACTTGGTATTTACCTGCATATTAAGCAATACCTACTTGGTATTTACCTGCATATTAAACAATGCTTTAGAGAGTGCCATAAGATAATATTGCtatcaaaggtcaaataaaacCGAGAGTACAATTTTGGCTAGCACCTGCTACACCTTTATACATGGTCAAaggtttttccttttcctctttaCTATTCAGAATTTTATACTTACATCAAGAGCAATCTTGAATGTGCGTACCTATTTGCATAGGCTACAACACGCTTAAATGGCATTGGCCAAATATATTGAAGTTTGTCATTAAGTGGTcaaattgtattgtattgtcATTAACTGGTCAAGTGTATTGTGGTCAAAACAATACAACATATTAAtactaattaaaaagaaagtaaaaatcaaCCAAGATGGCTCTTTTGATTCAAGCCCAGCTGTGGCGGGTTTCATGTCGGCACAAGTACGTAGCTTGAATTCTGATTTTAACCGAATAATTTCTTTCTTGTCTTTATCAACCTTATCAACTAGCGCTGCAATTTTATAATTCAACTAATCTGCTGGTTTGGCTGCAGGTACCACTGGTGCAGTAGTAGGCTTCCAATCTGAGCCAGTTAAAGCCTTAAACTCACCTTTCAAGGCCAATAAGGATTTAACTTCTGAATCAATTGTAgctttatgctacacctctcatgcatgtcactacacaatgccgaactagagtaaaaaaaaaacatagaacaaAACAGAGTCTTTTGATCTGGCGAACTATAgttattatttccttttaaaattatttcacgGACTGGTAGTGAGACATTGCTCTAATTGATGTATAGCATCATCTAGGAGATTTAATTTCTTACTGAAGCACGGGAAGTTGGCGAAATCCCAACTAGCAAGCTTTTCCTgcattttcttcttctgggGAAAATCCCTGATGCCCagattaaatttattataaatttctttccATGTCTCTTCGAAATTTCTGATCCTAAATTGGACTTCCCCAAATAGTTTGGGACAACCTTTTCCAAGCTCAATTATTAAAAGAGCATGGATTTTGGCATTTTTCGCACGTTTTATTAGTtgatctatttttctttttctgatattattgTGAAGAGACATGAGatcctttttcaattctttttcgtCATCACCAAACGACCCACGATATATTTCTGGAGGTTCCTGCTGGCTTAAAACTTTCGATACTGAAAACTGAATTTGGCGATAAGCATTTAACACCTCTCCACGACTCATCGTCTCAGTTTTATTGAAGATTATCCTCATTTTATCTTCATGGCTATTCATAGCTTCTATAGATTTTCGAAAGTCTCTAGAAATCAGTACATTCTCAGGatcgaaaaacaaaataattacgtCTACTTGTTCAGCAAACCACGCCAGATCACGAGCAAAGTTTTCATCGGAAAGTATTTCTGTTGTGTCAACTAttgtcaagtttttcaaaacatcagCGTCGACACAACACCGCCGACACTCGCTCAGATAGGCAG is a window of Artemia franciscana chromosome 7, ASM3288406v1, whole genome shotgun sequence DNA encoding:
- the LOC136028682 gene encoding EH domain-containing protein 3-like; this encodes MTGNNDKNNIEKIYNEMILPMEKKFFFNKFYSCELAKDYFTVEEKASVLLVGPELTGKTSFVRKIIGQNYPGMRIGPGPKTDRFIMVTYGENDNAIPDNLPFGATKELQTAYLSECRRCCVDADVLKNLTIVDTTEILSDENFARDLAWFAEQVDVIILFFDPENVLISRDFRKSIEAMNSHEDKMRIIFNKTETMSRGEVLNAYRQIQFSVSKVLSQQEPPEIYRGSFGDDEKELKKDLMSLHNNIRKRKIDQLIKRAKNAKIHALLIIELGKGCPKLFGEVQFRIRNFEETWKEIYNKFNLGIRDFPQKKKMQEKLASWDFANFPCFSKKLNLLDDAIHQLEQCLTTSP